The following proteins come from a genomic window of Azoarcus sp. PA01:
- a CDS encoding CopG family transcriptional regulator — MSVHELRPKGGETTEKITINLGVIDLGQIDLLVQEGFYSNRTDFIRTAIRNQLVTHNEVIRSTVARKAFVLGLQHYTRRDLEAVQAAGERLDIQVLGLASIAADVPPELALATIESIVVLGALHASAAVKAALADRIR; from the coding sequence ATGAGCGTACATGAGCTGCGCCCGAAAGGGGGAGAGACGACCGAGAAGATCACGATCAATCTCGGCGTCATCGACCTCGGGCAGATCGATCTGTTGGTACAGGAGGGCTTTTATTCGAACCGCACCGACTTCATCCGCACGGCGATCCGCAACCAGTTGGTCACGCATAACGAAGTGATCCGCAGCACCGTCGCCCGCAAGGCTTTCGTCCTCGGCCTGCAGCACTACACGCGCCGTGATCTCGAAGCGGTGCAGGCGGCCGGCGAGCGGCTCGACATCCAGGTGCTGGGGCTCGCGAGCATCGCCGCCGACGTGCCGCCCGAACTCGCGCTCGCGACGATCGAATCGATCGTCGTGCTCGGCGCGCTGCATGCCAGCGCAGCGGTCAAGGCCGCGCTGGCAGACCGAATCAGGTGA